One part of the Silurus meridionalis isolate SWU-2019-XX chromosome 26, ASM1480568v1, whole genome shotgun sequence genome encodes these proteins:
- the hrh3 gene encoding histamine H3 receptor — protein MQSSLFAVGHSFGLPTPVSSAWKPSADAPLALLLSNWSAPDRVNGTVDALEHRRRAQSYGQFSQSSAVLVTALMTLLVFATVLGNALVILAFVVEKSLRTQGNFFFLNLAIADFLVGGFCIPVYIPYVLTGEWRLGRGLCKLWLVVDYMLCTASVFNIVLISFDRFLSVTRAVSYRCQKGVTREAVLKMLCVWLAAFLLYGPAIISWEHIAGKSVVPHGECYAEFYFNWYFLMTASTVEFFTPFISVTYFNLSIYINIRNRCVLREERSTCVHLRNGRTREAKPFCTADVQRVFFVRPAEESSVVENSNSRSRCCRLSNATVSGTDSENTGRTTKRRMSAIPDLPPLQVGDVVNETGFNCAENACLSHRSRADISSSLASRFRLSRDKKVAKSLAVIVCVFGLCWAPYTLLMIIRAACHGQCVQHYLYEISFWLLWINSSINPVLYPLCHTSFRRAFSKLLCPSKIKIQPQYMDQKY, from the exons ATGCAGTCCTCACTGTTCGCCGTGGGTCACAGTTTCGGGCTCCCGACGCCCGTGTCCTCCGCGTGGAAACCTTCCGCGGACGCGCCGCTCGCGCTGCTGCTTTCCAACTGGTCCGCGCCCGACAGAGTCAACGGTACCGTGGACGCGCTGGAGCACAGAAGGCGCGCGCAGTCCTACGGCCAGTTCTCGCAGAGCTCCGCGGTGCTCGTCACCGCGCTCATGACGCTCCTAGTGTTCGCTACCGTGCTCGGGAACGCGCTCGTCATCCTGGCGTTCGTGGTGGAGAAAAGTTTGCGCACACAAGGCAACTTTTTCTTCCTCAATCTGGCCATTGCGGACTTTCTGGTCG GTGGGTTCTGTATCCCGGTGTATATTCCCTACGTTCTGACAGGGGAGTGGAGGCTGGGCAGAGGTCTGTGTAAGCTGTGGTTAGTGGTGGACTACATGCTGTGTACAGCATCAGTCTTCAACATTGTGCTTATCAGCTTCGACAGGTTCCTCTCTGTCACCAGAGCT GTGAGCTACCGCTGCCAGAAGGGTGTGACCCGTGAGGCCGTGCTGAAGATGTTGTGCGTCtggttggctgcttttctcctTTATGGACCAGCAATCATCAGCTGGGAGCACATTGCTGGGAAGAGTGTGGTTCCTCACGGTGAATGCTACGCAGAGTTCTACTTCAATTGGTACTTCCTGATGACCGCCTCCACTGTTGAATTCTTCACACCTTTTATAAGTGTAACCTATTTTAACCTCAGCATCTACATTAATATCCGGAACCGCTGTGTGCTCAGAGAAGAGCGTTCCACCTGCGTGCACCTCAGGAACGGGAGAACCAGAGAAGCCAAGCCGTTCTGCACTGCCGACGTTCAGCGTGTATTTTTTGTGAGGCCAGCTGAAGAGAGCAGTGTTGTTGAAAACTCAAACTCTAGGTCACGGTGTTGTCGGTTGTCCAACGCTACAGTGTCAGGAACTGATTCTGAAAATACCGGACGGACAACAAAGAGGAGAATGAGTGCAATTCCAGATCTTCCACCTCTTCAGGTTGGAGATGTGGTGAACGAGACGGGATTTAATTGTGCTGAAAATGCATGCCTGTCGCACAGAAGCCGAGCTGACATTTCCTCAAGTCTCGCTAGCCGATTTCGCCTCTCCAGGGACAAAAAGGTGGCCAAATCACTggctgtgattgtgtgtgtgtttggccttTGCTGGGCTCCGTACACACTCCTGATGATCATCCGTGCTGCCTGTCACGGCCAGTGTGTTCAGCACTACCTGTACGAGATCTCCTTTTGGCTTCTGTGGATTAATTCCTCCATCAATCCTGTGCTTTATCCGCTCTGCCACACCAGCTTTAGGAGGGCTTTCAGTAAACTGTTGTGTCCGAGTAAAATAAAGATCCAGCCACAGTACATGGACCAAAAATACTAA